Within Cucumis melo cultivar AY chromosome 4, USDA_Cmelo_AY_1.0, whole genome shotgun sequence, the genomic segment AGTTCTTTCAATAACTATGTTTTCAATGATTGATATTTCATTAATTGCAGGTGAGTGATTTAATAAATTGTGGTGTATATGCATTTAcatccgaaattttcgattaCATCCAAGATGTCTCAATTCATCGGGAAGGCAGAGGTTGTAGTGTAAATTGATGccatatttgaattttattttaaccGTTTGCAATCATGTTCAAAATTGACAGCAATTGCTGTTTTTAAGGCATAGATTTTATGTATACTTTAGTTTTTTCCAATATTGTTTTCAATTCTGAATATAGCTTatgaattatttttatttattgcaGCTAATCTACGACGTGTCTCCAGCTTTGAAGCTCTACAATCTGCAACAAGGTTAGATACACACCACATTCTCTGctcttttaatttgaaaatcTCTTTATGTCCTACAAATTTTATACCAAAAGTGCATATTGTTGTATGtttaagatatatattttgtaaatttggTTATCGCTCATAAGAACATGTTTAAGAGCAGGAATTCTGTTTAGATTTCAGTACATGATCCAAACTTTGTaggtttattttaaaaataaaatcatactTCTCTTGCTCGGTTAATTTAACTTCTAACCCTTTTCCCTTCCATTCTATCTCTACCAAAAGGAACCTTCCGACTGATTTTGTGAGATTAGATCAAGATATTTTGACTCCTCTCGCTGGAAAGAAAcgcttatatacgtatgaaaccATGGAATTTTGGGAACAGATCAAGACTCCAGGGTAAAGCAAATAATTCAGCATTCGCCTACCCTCCTGGCCCTTCTTTTCTGTTGTGATTATTTTCTAATGAATCTGTATTATGGTTGCAGGATGTCTTTGAAGTGTTCAGCCCTTTATCTTGCTCAGTTTCAATTAACCTCTCCCCATCTTTTGGCTAGTGGGAATGGTACCAAGAGTGCGACTATTGTGGGTGATGTCTACATTCATCCATCAGCAAAAGTACATCCCACTGCAAAggtaattttttcttcttctttacaatCAGTAACTTTACCGTTATTCACCTAAGCATGCAATCATATTAGTATTATGTATTATTAGAGTAGCTGGAAAATTTAAATGACCATAATTGTAACTAATTTATTGGCAATATTGTTGcatttataattaaatagatTGTATAAAGTATGATTTTTCTTATCTCACATTCTTTCATGAACTTTATACCAAACTCCTACTCTTCTATTAAAAGGTTATTTAACATGGCTGGCAGAATGTGACACGTGGCTATCACTTTTTAACTATTAGATATAAGACAGGGTATAGACTGTCACTTTTACACTACTAGATGTATGATGCATGAGAGAGAAGTTAAAaccttgattttttttcttactttttaattaattttattacaaatatatttttaatgtaTGATGTAGCTAAGTTGGGAGAGAAATCAAACTTGATTAATATCTCGAcaatttctaattaattaatagaagGCCAGCTTATACACTGAGCCAAagtaaaaattgaaataaaacaaaacaccTAAACAGTTCAAAAGAGTATTTCCCACAAATAATTAACTAATAACTACATTGTTTTTAATTGTAGTTTTTGGTCTTCTTATACACAACGCTGATTAGTGATTACTCTAAAATGTTCTTCTGAACAGATTGGTCCCAATGTCTCTATTTCTGCTAATGTTCGTGTGGCTCCTGGTGTGAGGCTTATAAGTTGCATCATCTTGGATGATGTTGAAATTATGGTACTGAAGCACTTTAGCTATCATGGAGAACAATAAGATATTCCTTTTACATTAAACTTACAAAATAATGCCATTCTCTTTGACAGGATAATGCTGTTgttataaattctattattggATGGAAATCATCAGTGGGGAAATGGTCTCGTGTCCAGGCAAGTGCAGTCAACTTAGAATTGTCATGTTCTCATATTTTCAGCTTACTTTGTGTCCTTTAGATGGTTAATCTAAATATCAGTAGTGCGAGTGCCTTTAAGCTACCGGACTCCTACTTCATGTCTTCGTTTATTTGTTTTACAAATCTTGATTTGCACCTACCAACCTCTACGATCTAATTGGAGAATCTTTTTTGAAAATCTTAACAAGTTCATTTCTACAAAAAACTAGATCGATTGTTGGCCAAACCAAACATTTATACAACTATTGGTCTTAGTTAGAAAACAACCAAACAGCTCTTTAGGACCTGCCAAAGTTCCTGCCATTAGCTTTAGAGTGCTTTCTATTCTCTTTTAAATACCCCTTGTTTGAGTTCTaaggaaagaaaacaaaaacaaatttagtTAGCATTTAAAACACCAAGACTGAGTTTATGCAATTGAACTGGTTCAGGCAAATGGTGACTACAAGGATAAGCTTGGAATTACAATTCTCGGTATGTGTCCTCTACCTGTTTCATTTCTATTATTCTTCTGTTTTTTCTTACAGAGTGCTCGGTTTATCGACTAAAAAAGATATTGGTACCCGACTGAAGCACGCTTGCGTGCGGGGACATTCAAATGCTTAGAACCAATACGGAGATTTTGGTGTGTTTTGTAGGAGAAGCTGTGATTGTTGAAGACGAAGTTGTGGTGACCAACAGCATAGTGCTCCCAAACAAGACTCTGAACCTTAGCGTCCTTGAAGAAATAATTTTATAACATTTTCCTTTTACACCATTCATTCCCCTTTCTCTGtactaaaatttaaaacaattttgcCATTCCATGCGGCTGACTTCAGGCTACTTGATTAAAACCTGCAGAGTGTCAATCCCCCAAATataaaatctttttcttttaagtcATTACTTGATATTCAAGTCAAATGGTTCATGGGCTATTTTGCATATTTCTTGTTTGTATTGTTATTATTCCTAGTTCTAGGATTAGTTGGGGGGTAAACAACTCACTtcaatgataaatattattaaaactTGTCGAGTCACttaatttttcaatatttttctacTTCTTACATTTTTCAAGTAACTTCATTTttatcttctattttttttctatttttcacaTTTATCAAGAAACTCTAACTTCtccaaaacataaacttaaTAATTCTTAATAAAGGTTTAAACATAAACTTATTAACTCTTAATAAAGGTTTAAAGTAGGTAAATATTGAGATATTAATTTTATGGAAATTTTGATGAATATCGAAATATAAATTTAGTTCAGTAGATAAACATTTTATGATTTTTGAACCATTGTCGGAAACATTTTATTGCCTATTTTGTTTCTGATTTTTTTACGATTTCAAATTCTTGATAAGAATGCTTTCAACTCTCACATGAGAATTATCCATTTGATCAAAGTAAAAAATTCAGTTGAGATTATGGAAGAGTCATTGAGACAATTCAGATAATAGAGAGTagaaaatcaaaacaaaattctaaTCTAAAGAAAACAATTACAACTCAAAAAACCGTGTAGAAACTTAGTCCGTCTTTCTTCTATCTATTTCTAAGCATCAACCAATTGAGGAGTAAATTTTGTAAGATTCCTCAGTCCACATTTTCCAACCTTCCATTGGAACAATTGCCAGCCCAAGCAAAGCAAAAACAACTCTTCCAGAGCATAGCATGAGACCTGACAAGTTCAAAAGAGTAAAAGTCGTAATTGTCGGCAGTGTCCAGTTCCAGAAATATTTTTGCATACCCCTGATTCCGGTATCTTTACATTGCATTAGATAGCTCTGCTAGATGTATTGATCTCGGACTCGGGAATCGGTTCTGCATGGATGCTCATTTGGAGGCTATCAGCATTGTTAAATCTCCAAAAACTGGCATTTATGCAAATTTATTAACGTGGCTTCAGTTCCAACTTGTAAGCTCGTACTTCCATGGGGGGGATATGGAGTTGCCCTTCATGACCCACATCACCTGATTGTTCATTATATCCAAGCATTTCCGTGTCTTCATGCAGCAGATTTAAGGAACTTGCCCGCGCCTTCGATACTGCAAGCCCCTTAAACATGTTGAAGATGTTGAAAGGCTCATCAGCGGCCTTAGTACAATTTGACCTGGCTGTCTTGCAATATGATGAATCCCAATGTCTCCTatgaaatattaaaagaaaTCGTGGATCTTCAGGCGATTGCTGAGTGTACTTCAAAGGTCGAGGAACTTTAAAGCTGACAATATGCAAGTCACATGGCAAAGGAGCTGCTAAAGGAGAGAATGATCTTGAGGGTGGCTGCAAAGATGAAGGCTGTGGTTTCTTGGCAATAAATGCGTGCAAGGGATAGTTCAAATGACCACCAATGCAGTGGGAAAGGAGAGAAGGGCTTAAAGGAGAGTAACTGGAAACAGGATTTAGTTTGGTTGAAACATTTGATTCGAGAAGAATATGGAAAACAACATTCATTGCACGATTATCTGTCACTCCTTGCCCTAGGCCACGTCCATCATCCCTGTACAAACGACGGTCGAGCATAATCTCTAACCATCCATCCTTGAGACTTGCCACACCCAGAGACTGCCTAGAATGGACAGAGAACCTTTGGCCATTGGATCCTTCCATGAATGCTAGAGATGGCATTGGATAATAATTTCCCTGCAAGGGGATTTTATCATACGACTCTCTCCGACTCATTTGGAGACCATTCAAATCAGAATAAAAGATCCGCTTGTTGTCAATATCAGTCTTGTATCTGACTATCAGTTCCCTGTCGTCATATTCCCTCCCAAGTAGCTCAACATGATATTCCATTTCAATGAGGTGCTCCTGAATTGAATTGCCTCCACTATATAAGCGAGTGCTATGGGAGATGGGGGAAGGTTCCCATCCTGTCTTTGGATAAGAGAAAACTTCCTGCATCAGAGGACCCTCGGTGATAACGGTCAATCCACCTTCTTCAGTGATAGATTTAGCTTCACCGGTGGGTTTGAAAAGGTAGGCCCCGCTACCCCAGCTCGAGTACATTGCAATTTCTTCATTCACAACATTTTCTGAACCATTTTTATTGATTACTTTCTGCAACAAACCATGCTTGACATCAAATACAAGAGACTGATGTTGGTTCTCGATTTCTGCCACATCACTGTCAGCCTTCGAGCAAACATATGGAGTAGGACAAGGTAATGAAGTAGACTTTGAGAAAAATTTCAGTTTGGCTGGTTTTGGCTTTTCACAATCAAATAACCCATTTGCAATATAATATGTTTGCAATCCCAAGGCAGGAACTGAAATTTTCCAGTGAATACGATGCCTCCCAGTAAAAACCTTGGCTTTATCGTGCTGAAATTCAGGAGAAATTTGGCTTTGAACACATGTCCAGTTTGAATCCAATACAGTGACCTCCGTCCTGTTAACAATAACCATCGCAACCTCTTCTCTTGTTTGCTCTAGAGGATTAAAAAATATCACTGATTGATAAGTTCCTTCTTGAAGATCGATAGATTTATGTACAGGTTGGGCATCGTATTTAGATCTCATCTGTTCTGGTTCAAATTGTGAAGGATTCTGATCAGATTTATCATGGCGAATTCCGAGTAGTACTTCAATAGCTTTAGACATGAAAATGTGCAGGTCTTGTAAAGAAGTATGCATCCGAATCCCATAATCACGTACTACATGATCTTTTGCAGTACCAGTAACCCCATCATGATGCTGAAAAAGAGCCAAGTTTCTTCTGGCAGCAGTCAACTTGTAAGAAAACCCAAGAGGCAACTTCTCACATTGAGACCTTTGGCAAGGAGCAAGCAATAAAGCTAACATCATTTCAGCAGCCCGAAGTGTTCGCTCCAGAACACGATCAACAGCCTTAAAGAAAGGCCTAGACACATAATACCCACTCCAATAGTCCTCCTGTCTATCAGCATAAGTGAAGAAATCACCGGACAAAGAGGGAAAACCACCGACTAGACTGGAGCCAACTTCACCAGGAAGTgaataatttatcttttcagCTTCATCTCGAAGGGTTCGAAAGTAATCTTCCAAGGTGCCGAAGTTTGCCTCAGCATTTAAACTCGGAGTGGAATTAATATAATCAAATAACAACTGATAGTTCTTAAACTGAGCCTCTGCTTCATCAATGTTAATATACCGAAAATCATCTCCAAGAGGAATAAGAAGAGTATTTGTCCTATATAGTACTGATTTCTTCCTATACTGATCAAGTAACGTCGTCGCCCTCTCTTGAACATTTTCCTTGTTTATCTCAACAGGATCTTGTCTCCAGGGACATAGTTCATATAAAGAACCACGAGAACGGGCAAAGTCAAACTGACAACAAATTGCTGGCTCTGGTCCACAAGTGTGCGGAATATCATAAGAATAAAAGGGCATCATGTGCACAAAGATGTCGGTAGTTTCTTCAGCATCCCAGCTTTGTCTCCAAATGAATTCTAGATTTTTGTGCAGTGCAAGTTCCTTCTTCAGCTCATAATGGGTCCTCTGTATAAGCATGTTCTCAAAGCCCATACGACGAAGAAGATATGCCATTGTGGGTGAATAACCAAATGGATCGATTGCCCAAGAGTTTTTAGGAACAACACCAATGGTCTCGTTCAACCAGATATTCCCCTCTGCCATCTGGTTTCAATGAAAATAATCAGTAAAAATATTCCAAAAAGGCAAGCATAGCTACTAGTTGGAATGTGAGCGCCATATCTTATGATAGAATGCAAAAGTCTGTTGTTGCTTGTGACTGATACAGAAATTCCTTAGAATATGTCAGCATTGTAGTTCATTATGATGAAAACTAACAGAAATATAAATTAtgaagtattttgtgcataatGATAAACATAATAGATTACACATAATGGAGACCAAATCATATGGTAAATAAGTTATGTTTATTAGTTGAACTGAATAAAGTTCAAAATTTCAACACATAATTAGCAAAGGGATCTGGTTAAACATGAGAACAGCATACACTTATATTATCTAAGAAGAAGATTTTACTTACCTGCTCAATTATAGCAAAGTAATGAGAATTGGCCTGCAAAGGAAAGGGACTGGCATGTTAATTTCCAGATAAAAATACTGACGGtaatttctatatatataaaaacagaTTTTAACTTGGCAGATTCCTAACCTAAGAAATTTAGATAATTATGGTAGAGGTAGAGCAGATAATCAAAATGAATAATAGTACCCCATAAGCAGTAAATATTTCCAAGGAATGAGCAAGAAACATATAGCACAGAATTGTTTTTAGATTCTGACTTGTCTAATATAAAATGAACGCCAGAGGTGTTTAGCAATTGTAAGGTTAATGAAAACTTAAATATTGCCTGCAGGCATTCAATTGAACCTCAATCCTACTGTAAACATTCCTGCCTGATTGAATATTTACATTGTGCGTTTCGGTGTTAAGATTTTGTAGATTAAAAGTTCCGAAGGATGAATAAACAGAAATTTTATCAGAAAATCCCAGTTACCAAGCAGTAAACAGAACTTTCCCGAACACAAGTAGCACAAGAAATACTCACACCCGCTGTTCCAATGACCAAAAAACCTCACATGCAAGTGAGTATATTACCTCATCGTTCATCACCCAGCCACCTCCAACGATTTCTAGCTGCCCATTTTTAACTAAAGCAGCAAATGATTCTTTTTTCTCGTCTGAAGCATCTCTCCACCATTTCTCCAGATAAGACATCTCTTCCCATATAAACTTCCGTCGAGAATCCTACGGATTAAAGTGGAAATTTAAAGCAATTAAGAAGGATTTCACTCTCATCGATTCAGCTACATTTGGAATAACACGCTGCCAATTGCCAAAACAATTTAAAGCCCAAAATAATCAATATACCATTTTCTTCTAATTAATAAACTAAACAACAGGAGAAAAAGTGTAAAAATCTAAACAAAATAGCACATCCAAGATAATAGGTGACAGTGATATGTTAAAATATTACGTCATGACTCTGGGAGTGGGAATTCAAAACTGCAACCTCTTCTAAGAGGTTGGGACGTCTTAACTAACTTTGCCTAGGTCAGCaggttttatatatattttataccAGGTGCAATGTTTTGTTAACATAAGAAGTAAtctataggaaaaaaaaaaggaataaaaccAAAGAGTTACAAAATGAAACGGTAATTGGAAAGGCAGAACAGAGAATAATTGTGAAAGTGCATTAACAAAGTATGCCAAGAGATGGGGCAATGAGTACGGCCTCAAAAAAATTCTTCTAAGTTCCTATTACAATTATTAGGCATTCCTCTATTTCTCTTCATCTATATTTTCTGATGGACGCATCTACTTCCTATTCAAACTTCGAATACTTCTGTTGATTTGTGACCACCAAGGAAAACTGGATTGACGGACTGGTAAATAGATAGGTACAAAGACAAACTAATAGTAGGAACTAACAACGCAGAGTAGTAGCAGCTAGGCAAGGATTAGAAAATATGGTCAAACTCCTCACAGTTACTCCTACAAGGAACATGGATAAAGACTTATTCCCGGATTCCTGAACTTGATAAATATACCCCATCACACTTCTTAGGCATTTTCTATTAACAAATCTCTTTACAAAGTGAAGGCCAAAGAATGTTCATCTCCATCAGCAAAACATAGAAAAGTAATTTCACAGAAAATTCCTCCATACGCATGTATTTGCCAAGCAAGATTATAAGGGGATGCAAAAAGATCTTCTAACGATGGACTGGACCTCAGTCCATTCAACAACTTCTCTATCATCTGTAGGTCTTGTAAATTGAAGCTTCTTTGGAATTTCTTCATCCCAAACTTgcttcataattttatttttaatttcttcaagCTAAAACTTCAGGAAAGCATTGGAACAAAAAAGTCTGTAGAATCAAATCCACCACTAAAGCTCAAATTCAACCATCTCCTGCATCCAACAccaaattttattgaattatgTTTTTCAACTTAGCACTTTATTGCCACAAATTTCTTGGTCAGCAGTGTCATCCTTCTTCCATAATTGCCAAAACTTAAACCATCCTGGTCAAAAAGCAGAGATAAACAACCAGTTGAACTAAATGCTGTCTCCAGATTTGCACTTTCACATAAAAAACCTTCTCCAGAGTCCGGGGACTAACGCTTACCTATTCTCTTTGCTATCATACAATGGACCCAAACACTAAAAACGTTTTGCCAGGCTGCTTGAACCCCATCCGACTTCCCCTAGATATCAGAATATTTTTCCAAACTGAAACGACTCATAGCTAGTTAGCATGTTTGGTTGGCTGGGAGTCGGTCTTACAGACATGCCGCAAGTTCGAATTTCCCGTTCAGTAGAGATTgagttgaatatagttgtgctGGTGGTGTGGTGTTGCTTGATTTGATTTCAAATCATAAAATTTTCCCAATTTACTAAAGCAGAGCATGGTTTTCTCCAAAAACAGGTTTCCGAAAAATTCAATTCTCAGGGCTACCACTGTAGTTGCCAATTTCCCTTTTCACAATTTCACGGCGGAGAAACACTCTCCAGTACAGTCctctgtagtaataagattgACACTCTAAAAATTCATATTCAATAGCCAAGCCATTTCCTACCAGTCTTGATTGAGGTGAATTTCACCAATATTCCTCATGAGAAACGAAAACATAAGCCAGGAATTCAGTCAAAGAAAAAGCCAAAATCATCATTGTCACCCTAATTTAATAGAGACACTCAAGGAAAAAgatcaaaaaaaaagaagaagaaagaactaTTGATGAAGACgttaaaacttaaaaattcACCCGCGAAAGCGCTTCAACAATGGTATCAAGTATATGACGAGACTGCCTCTCGTAGTACTCGTCCACAGTTAGCTTCCAACCTGGATCGTTATGCGAATGAGGCACCACGAAAACCTTCAATTTCTCCGAATCCCACTCGTCTCCTTTATAGGTCACTCTCCATCCTTGCTTCCAAGGACCGCCATCGATGTCGAGAAACTCAATCTTATCATACAATTCCTTGGTCGTAATATCCACATTAGAACTCAAAACCTCACTGTTCCAATTCTCGGACACGATCGGCTTCCGCGGCCGATGAGATCTGACAGCATGCGATTTGAAGGGAGACGAAATCGGCTTTGGAACGCCATAGCGGAGAAGaacgatgaagaagaagaagaaagatatcAAAAGACCGATAGtgaagaaattagaaaagatgaagtcacgtatagccagccgcCGACGATACTTCCGGTTATGCTTCGGTTTAGCACTGGGTGAAAcggaagaaaaaggaagaatagAACCGGCCCAACCTCCTCGACGGGCACCACTGCCGCCGGTGAAGGAGGAGAAAGCCATTTAAGCTAATTCCTTACTGTCACCGGAATCAAAAACTTAAACTCCGGCTTCGAATTCTCATTCAATTGAAGAAGCAGAGGATGAAATGGATCGAGGTTGATTGAAATTCAGTAACAATCAACATTTCATGGTGAAAAAATCAACGGAGTCGATTACTCGATAGTCCAGATTGAATAGAGAAAAGATTTCGATTATGGTTCGATCTACGATTTTTGGGTCCCAACAGTGAGGCCTCTCAAGAATTGTTATGTGGATGTGGAAATGGAAaattataataagaaaaaaaatctcacTAACAAATTgttgtattaattaaatttgccgGGAATCTTTAGGGTGATTAAAGAAATAATTATCCAGTGAAGAGCAAgattaatttaatcaatatcATAATGTCACACTTATGCACGAAGAGAGAGAATGTTTTATCTAGGGTTTGGTGATTACAACAAATTTACGTATGTAGGAAGCTTTCTTTGAAAGggatttttttagaaaaatattaagTGAAACTcattacaaagaaaaaaagttttaacCTTGATTATGTGtgtctttatttattttaatttttgttatcACTTTTCTTCCGATTTACCTCTTTCTCTGCCTCAAAGCTAGTGGTTTCGTTAATGGACCAATTTTTAATGGGATGTCTTTGATGTCAAGTCTTTTTAACTTTGTAAACTTTAAATTCCATAACTATCACATAATTAATTGCTTTTTCCCTTGGAATAAAAATGGAATGAATTTTATTAGATTGTGCTAGATACAGTGAAGTTGAAAGTTACTTAAAGTTCACAAAAGAAGTATAACATGGATCCAATCTATGCTACAAGTTTTGGACGGAGGGTGATCATGAAGAAACCTGAAGAGAATCAAAACCAAAAGGAAGGTCCAGCCTTGTTGCAACTTAGGAAAACTAAGTGTATTATAGTTATTTTTCTTCCATGAATTACAAATTTATGGTTGTTGCTACCATAGAATTAAGTTCGACGTTCATATTCCTCGATTTAGTTATATAAGTTTCTTTATACCCTTTTAGGTCTCATTTGTTGAAAATATATACTAATGAGGTCAGAGATTTAAATCCTCTTAGTTAATATACGTGTTTATGCTAATCGAATTATgcttgtttatttaattttctttgtaaatatttcaacttgtttttctttcttgacttcctatcatttcaattttttcttaatatatAAAGGAAAACAAACATGAATTTAAAGAATTTGCCATTTAAGATTTActcaatattttattatttgcaTCGATATGAATTTATTTAAGAGAACTTAAATATATGTCAATTATGAAGAGTTTTTAAAAACCATATGAAAATCTAATTAATGGGCTTAAAGTCAAAATCTGTATTTAGTTAACAAGAAAACATGGGTTGCCAttttgcaatttaaaaaatagagaGAATTATTACAAGAATAGAATAATATAGGTCTATGTATATTGACAAGAgaagaaaatattattatagTTTCGGATCTAGttgtattatttttattattagcaaaaacaaaaatataaaccaTGATATTGTTACGTTGCCAAAATAAACATAACTCGACATATAATATTTATTCTATAAGTATCgacttcaaagttaaaagttccaatttattttattttagttttccTATACTTAAATTTCGGTCCTCAaactttcaataaattttaaatgtaattCATACTATATTTTACTTATTATTTTAAACGTTTCAATTTAGCTTACGAAAGTATTTGCTATCTATTTTCTTAAATGAAAtgtatattaatagttttatttaaattatttttcaagTAAACCACTAAACTTTTAAGAGTGTCAATATATCACTTAATTTCCAattttatatcttatatattatttttagtttgtgtctaataaattttttttaggtatttgagtttttttattttaaaaacatattaaGTTTGATTGAAACTTTAACCATCAatcatctttattattatataaacataaattaaaaaatttaggaGCTAAAAACTCTTTCTTGAGCTATTTGACTATACATCAGTTTAACTAAATTATGAGGTTACTAAAGTTCACTCATGTTTTATTAAGCTAAAAGTCTTCGGTATCAATCTCATATGTGGGCTTGAAATATGAGTTGATCCATTGATCGACCGAAACAACCCAACATATTAGGCCAACCTAGTTCCTTATTGAAAGGTCACGTATATTTacatatttaagaaaaatacaatttttagtattatttacttgaggagaaaaaaaatcatttttaatcaTTCTCTTTGGGGCTAATTTC encodes:
- the LOC103487048 gene encoding uncharacterized protein LOC103487048 codes for the protein MESSEKVVAVIMVGGPTKGTRFRPLSFNTPKPLFPLAGQPMVHHPISACKRIPNLAQIFLIGFYEEREFALYVSSLSNELRLPVRYLKEDKPHGSAGGIYYFRDIILEDSPSYIFLLNCDVCCNFPLPDMLEAHKRYGGMGTILVNKVSAESANQFGALVADPVTNELLHYTEKPETFVSDLINCGVYAFTSEIFDYIQDVSIHREGRANLRRVSSFEALQSATRNLPTDFVRLDQDILTPLAGKKRLYTYETMEFWEQIKTPGMSLKCSALYLAQFQLTSPHLLASGNGTKSATIVGDVYIHPSAKVHPTAKIGPNVSISANVRVAPGVRLISCIILDDVEIMDNAVVINSIIGWKSSVGKWSRVQANGDYKDKLGITILGEAVIVEDEVVVTNSIVLPNKTLNLSVLEEIIL
- the LOC103487047 gene encoding alpha-mannosidase 2; amino-acid sequence: MAFSSFTGGSGARRGGWAGSILPFSSVSPSAKPKHNRKYRRRLAIRDFIFSNFFTIGLLISFFFFFIVLLRYGVPKPISSPFKSHAVRSHRPRKPIVSENWNSEVLSSNVDITTKELYDKIEFLDIDGGPWKQGWRVTYKGDEWDSEKLKVFVVPHSHNDPGWKLTVDEYYERQSRHILDTIVEALSRDSRRKFIWEEMSYLEKWWRDASDEKKESFAALVKNGQLEIVGGGWVMNDEANSHYFAIIEQMAEGNIWLNETIGVVPKNSWAIDPFGYSPTMAYLLRRMGFENMLIQRTHYELKKELALHKNLEFIWRQSWDAEETTDIFVHMMPFYSYDIPHTCGPEPAICCQFDFARSRGSLYELCPWRQDPVEINKENVQERATTLLDQYRKKSVLYRTNTLLIPLGDDFRYINIDEAEAQFKNYQLLFDYINSTPSLNAEANFGTLEDYFRTLRDEAEKINYSLPGEVGSSLVGGFPSLSGDFFTYADRQEDYWSGYYVSRPFFKAVDRVLERTLRAAEMMLALLLAPCQRSQCEKLPLGFSYKLTAARRNLALFQHHDGVTGTAKDHVVRDYGIRMHTSLQDLHIFMSKAIEVLLGIRHDKSDQNPSQFEPEQMRSKYDAQPVHKSIDLQEGTYQSVIFFNPLEQTREEVAMVIVNRTEVTVLDSNWTCVQSQISPEFQHDKAKVFTGRHRIHWKISVPALGLQTYYIANGLFDCEKPKPAKLKFFSKSTSLPCPTPYVCSKADSDVAEIENQHQSLVFDVKHGLLQKVINKNGSENVVNEEIAMYSSWGSGAYLFKPTGEAKSITEEGGLTVITEGPLMQEVFSYPKTGWEPSPISHSTRLYSGGNSIQEHLIEMEYHVELLGREYDDRELIVRYKTDIDNKRIFYSDLNGLQMSRRESYDKIPLQGNYYPMPSLAFMEGSNGQRFSVHSRQSLGVASLKDGWLEIMLDRRLYRDDGRGLGQGVTDNRAMNVVFHILLESNVSTKLNPVSSYSPLSPSLLSHCIGGHLNYPLHAFIAKKPQPSSLQPPSRSFSPLAAPLPCDLHIVSFKVPRPLKYTQQSPEDPRFLLIFHRRHWDSSYCKTARSNCTKAADEPFNIFNMFKGLAVSKARASSLNLLHEDTEMLGYNEQSGDVGHEGQLHIPPMEVRAYKLELKPR